A genomic segment from Candidatus Leptovillus gracilis encodes:
- a CDS encoding branched-chain amino acid ABC transporter permease translates to MESGVFHSTYREDMRLRPTPLMRIRIIIVILLVVIFPFTANTYQLTLANQVGIMAIAAIGLNILTGFTGQISLGTGGFMAIGAYGSGLLVLELGLPWWLTIPIASLVTAAVGAFFGLPSLRLKGLYLAIATLAAQQIIEWAIIRSPFTGGVEALVVPAPRLFGQRMSTDFNFYWVTLFFLVLTVMFAVNLFRSRIGRAFIAIRDQDIAAEVMGVNIFRYKLLAFATSSFIIGMSGAMLAQYRGIVNYERFTIEMSITVLAMIIIGGMGSVSGSIYGAILITLLPALLSNLGTFLGGSVPQLAGIMPFIQRGSFGVVIILFLIFEPEGIAKIWRNVKDYFRLWPFSY, encoded by the coding sequence ATGGAATCTGGCGTTTTTCACAGCACCTACCGCGAAGATATGCGCTTACGGCCGACGCCGCTCATGCGCATCCGCATTATAATTGTCATTCTCCTGGTGGTCATTTTCCCCTTCACGGCCAACACCTACCAGCTCACGCTGGCTAACCAGGTAGGCATTATGGCGATTGCCGCCATTGGCCTGAACATCCTCACCGGCTTCACCGGACAGATCAGCCTGGGAACCGGCGGTTTCATGGCGATTGGCGCATATGGCTCCGGCCTGTTGGTGTTGGAATTGGGGCTGCCCTGGTGGCTGACAATCCCTATTGCCAGTTTGGTGACAGCGGCCGTTGGCGCGTTTTTTGGCCTGCCCTCCCTGCGCCTGAAAGGGCTGTATCTGGCTATTGCCACGCTGGCCGCGCAACAAATCATTGAATGGGCAATTATACGCTCGCCGTTCACCGGTGGCGTCGAGGCATTGGTTGTGCCCGCGCCCCGGCTGTTCGGCCAGAGAATGAGTACCGACTTCAATTTTTATTGGGTTACCCTCTTTTTCCTGGTCCTCACGGTCATGTTTGCCGTCAACCTGTTCCGTTCCAGAATCGGCCGCGCTTTTATCGCCATACGCGATCAGGACATCGCCGCCGAGGTAATGGGGGTGAACATCTTCCGTTACAAACTGCTCGCCTTTGCCACCTCTTCCTTCATCATTGGCATGTCCGGGGCGATGTTGGCCCAATATCGTGGCATCGTCAATTACGAACGATTTACCATTGAAATGTCCATTACCGTCCTGGCTATGATCATCATCGGCGGGATGGGGTCTGTCTCCGGCTCTATTTATGGAGCCATTCTCATCACCTTGCTGCCGGCCCTCTTGTCAAATCTGGGGACGTTCCTGGGTGGCTCTGTCCCGCAACTGGCGGGAATTATGCCTTTCATTCAGCGCGGCTCATTTGGTGTTGTCATTATTTTGTTCTTGATTTTTGAGCCGGAAGGCATTGCCAAAATCTGGCGCAACGTGAAGGATTATTTCCGTCTGTGGCCGTTCAGCTATTAG
- a CDS encoding ABC transporter substrate-binding protein yields the protein MFKKRTMLFVLVLLASLALAACGGRSDGDSATGPIKIGAVHDLTGATADVGTPYADGIRDFVKFINENGGVGGRQIELLSQDYAYKVDQAEQLYSQYTSQGVVAFQGWGTGDTEALRGRVTEDEIPFMSASYSAALTNPEETPYNFLAGTSYSDQFIIGLQHAKEDGATVVALMHHDSPFGTSPLEDGRRWAEANGMTVIGIPMPAGTSDFTAQLTQVKDAGAQYIVIQNVSSPAATLVKDVARLGLDVGIVCLNWCADELFVRLAGDAAEGTLAASPFAFPGSGAALIESEIRPYTEKIGKDLDELGVHYVQGWTTMRVMVDAIAKVIANGQEVTGPNIKAALETFTNYETGGVTAPLTYNSSDHSGNKSLQLYQVRNGIHQRLTDYIRAGG from the coding sequence ATGTTTAAGAAAAGGACGATGTTGTTTGTTTTGGTTCTGCTTGCCAGCCTGGCCCTGGCAGCCTGTGGTGGCCGCAGCGACGGCGATTCGGCCACCGGCCCCATTAAAATCGGCGCTGTACATGATCTGACTGGGGCAACGGCCGATGTTGGTACGCCGTATGCGGATGGCATCCGCGATTTTGTAAAGTTCATCAACGAAAATGGGGGGGTGGGCGGCCGGCAAATCGAACTGCTTTCCCAGGATTACGCCTACAAAGTAGACCAGGCAGAGCAGTTATACAGCCAATACACCTCTCAGGGTGTTGTGGCCTTCCAGGGTTGGGGCACGGGCGATACGGAAGCGCTGCGCGGCCGGGTCACTGAAGATGAAATCCCGTTCATGTCCGCTTCTTACTCGGCCGCTCTTACCAATCCAGAAGAAACGCCCTACAATTTCCTGGCGGGCACTTCTTACTCTGATCAATTCATCATCGGTTTACAACACGCCAAAGAAGACGGGGCGACCGTTGTTGCTCTGATGCACCATGACAGCCCCTTCGGCACATCACCGTTGGAAGATGGTCGCCGGTGGGCAGAAGCCAACGGCATGACGGTTATCGGCATCCCCATGCCGGCCGGAACCTCTGACTTTACGGCGCAGCTTACACAGGTAAAAGATGCCGGGGCGCAATATATCGTCATCCAAAATGTCTCCTCGCCGGCCGCCACTTTAGTTAAAGACGTGGCCCGTTTGGGCCTGGACGTCGGGATCGTCTGCCTGAACTGGTGCGCCGATGAGTTGTTTGTCCGTTTGGCTGGGGATGCGGCCGAAGGCACGTTGGCGGCCAGCCCCTTTGCCTTTCCCGGCAGCGGCGCGGCGTTGATCGAGAGTGAAATACGGCCGTACACCGAAAAAATCGGTAAGGACCTGGATGAATTGGGCGTCCATTACGTGCAGGGCTGGACTACCATGCGCGTCATGGTAGACGCCATCGCCAAAGTTATCGCCAATGGTCAAGAAGTGACCGGCCCCAACATCAAAGCGGCGCTGGAGACTTTCACGAATTATGAAACCGGTGGCGTAACCGCGCCGCTCACCTACAACAGCAGCGACCACAGCGGCAACAAATCGCTGCAACTGTACCAGGTACGCAACGGCATCCACCAACGGCTGACCGATTACATCCGTGCCGGTGGCTGA
- a CDS encoding ABC transporter ATP-binding protein yields the protein MARGFNHVLNSSPLQPGDRQLVVDDISLAFGGVQALTAVSLEVRQGEITAIIGPNGAGKTSLLNCISGLYHPQKGKITFYNGREHLITHLKPYEIARLGIARSFQNIELFKHMTVLDNIMLGRHIHLKTNIFSGGLFWGRAQKEEIENRRFLEDIIDLLEIEAIRKKTVGALSYGLQKRVELARALAVQPSLLVLDEPMAGMNSEEKEDMARFVLDVNEEHGVSIIIIEHDMGVVMDISDHIIVLNFGMKIGDGTPEEVQQNPEVVQAYLGEDLPHG from the coding sequence ATGGCGCGCGGCTTTAATCATGTCCTAAACAGCAGCCCCCTACAACCGGGCGATAGGCAATTGGTGGTGGATGATATTTCTCTGGCTTTTGGCGGCGTGCAGGCGTTAACGGCCGTTTCCCTCGAAGTGCGTCAGGGCGAAATCACGGCCATCATCGGACCCAACGGCGCGGGCAAGACCAGTCTGCTCAACTGCATCAGCGGCCTGTATCATCCACAAAAAGGGAAGATTACGTTTTATAACGGCCGTGAACACCTCATCACCCATCTCAAACCCTACGAAATCGCCCGTCTCGGCATCGCCCGCTCTTTCCAAAACATCGAACTCTTCAAACACATGACCGTGCTAGACAACATCATGCTCGGTCGGCACATTCACCTCAAAACCAACATCTTCAGCGGCGGCCTCTTTTGGGGCCGCGCCCAAAAAGAAGAAATCGAAAACCGCCGCTTCCTCGAAGACATCATAGACCTGCTCGAAATCGAAGCTATTCGCAAAAAAACTGTCGGCGCGCTCTCCTATGGCCTGCAAAAGCGCGTCGAACTGGCCCGCGCCCTGGCCGTGCAGCCCAGCCTGCTGGTGCTAGACGAACCAATGGCCGGCATGAACAGCGAAGAAAAAGAAGACATGGCCCGCTTCGTCCTCGACGTGAACGAAGAACATGGGGTCAGCATCATCATCATCGAACACGACATGGGCGTCGTCATGGACATCTCCGACCACATCATCGTCCTTAATTTCGGCATGAAAATCGGCGATGGCACACCGGAAGAAGTGCAGCAAAACCCGGAAGTTGTTCAGGCGTATCTCGGCGAGGATTTGCCGCACGGCTGA
- a CDS encoding ABC transporter ATP-binding protein: MLALNNVEVIYNDVILVLKGMSLEVPQGKIVALLGSNGAGKSTTLKAISGLLKAENGEVTDGEILFENEKIQDLDAADVVRRGVFQVMEGRRVFEHLDVEQNLVAGAYTRQDRGGIKQDIEMVFTYFPRLKERRRQTAGYLSGGEQQMLAIGRAMMARPRLIMLDEPSLGLAPLLVMSIFEIIKRINQEQGTTILLVEQNARIALDVADYAYIMENGRIVLTGEPAQLKDNADVREFYLGLNEVGARKSYRDVKHYKRRKRWLS, encoded by the coding sequence ATGCTCGCGCTTAATAACGTCGAAGTCATTTATAACGATGTCATCCTGGTGCTGAAGGGAATGTCGCTGGAAGTTCCCCAGGGTAAGATTGTGGCCCTGCTTGGTTCCAATGGAGCGGGCAAGTCCACGACGCTGAAAGCCATTTCTGGGCTGTTGAAGGCGGAAAATGGGGAAGTGACCGATGGCGAGATTCTGTTCGAGAATGAGAAAATTCAGGATTTAGACGCGGCCGACGTGGTGCGGCGCGGCGTTTTCCAGGTGATGGAAGGGCGGCGGGTGTTCGAGCATCTGGATGTGGAGCAGAATCTGGTCGCTGGCGCTTACACACGCCAGGACCGGGGCGGGATAAAGCAAGACATCGAAATGGTGTTTACTTATTTTCCCCGCCTGAAAGAGCGACGGCGACAAACGGCCGGTTATCTCTCCGGTGGCGAGCAGCAGATGTTGGCTATCGGCCGGGCGATGATGGCCCGGCCGCGGCTGATTATGCTCGACGAGCCATCGTTGGGGCTGGCCCCGCTACTGGTGATGAGCATTTTTGAGATCATTAAGCGCATCAACCAGGAGCAGGGTACGACCATTTTGTTGGTAGAGCAGAACGCTCGTATCGCGTTGGATGTGGCTGACTATGCGTACATTATGGAAAACGGCCGTATCGTCCTCACTGGCGAACCGGCCCAACTCAAAGACAACGCCGATGTGCGCGAGTTTTACCTGGGACTCAACGAAGTTGGCGCGCGCAAAAGCTACCGCGATGTCAAGCACTACAAGCGGCGCAAACGCTGGCTCTCCTGA
- a CDS encoding branched-chain amino acid ABC transporter permease: protein MEKFIQLTLTGLTNGAVLSLVALGFVLIYKASDVINFAQGDFLMVGAYITYAFVVQFGLPWTLGVLLTMIVAVLLGIVVERFILRPMIGEPIISVIMVTIGLSSLLRSIVNTIWGTTGRAFPSFLPRTPLDIAGAIISADRLIALGLVVVLLVIFMIFFRYSKEGIAMRATADDQQAALSMGISVKRVFAIAWSISAVVAALAGVIVANIIELNAAALSGFGLRVFPVVILGGLDSIPGAIVGGIIIGLLEVYTAGYTAPELGLASVIPFIVLIFILMVKPYGLFGEIRIERV, encoded by the coding sequence ATGGAAAAATTCATCCAACTGACGCTAACCGGGTTGACCAATGGCGCCGTACTGTCGCTGGTAGCGTTGGGTTTTGTCCTGATTTATAAAGCGAGCGACGTCATCAACTTCGCCCAGGGCGACTTCTTGATGGTCGGGGCCTACATTACTTACGCCTTTGTCGTGCAGTTTGGCCTGCCCTGGACCTTGGGCGTGCTGCTGACAATGATCGTAGCCGTGCTGCTGGGCATCGTCGTGGAGCGATTCATCCTCCGCCCCATGATTGGCGAGCCGATCATTTCCGTCATCATGGTCACGATCGGCCTATCCAGTCTGCTCAGGTCCATCGTCAATACCATCTGGGGGACCACCGGCCGCGCCTTCCCCTCCTTCCTGCCCCGCACCCCATTAGACATCGCCGGGGCCATCATCTCCGCCGACAGATTAATCGCCCTGGGCCTGGTCGTTGTGCTGCTGGTCATCTTCATGATCTTCTTCCGTTACTCCAAAGAAGGCATCGCCATGCGCGCCACAGCCGACGATCAGCAGGCCGCTCTCAGCATGGGCATCAGCGTCAAGCGGGTGTTCGCCATCGCCTGGTCTATCTCAGCCGTCGTGGCCGCCCTGGCCGGGGTCATCGTCGCCAACATCATTGAGCTAAACGCCGCCGCCCTTTCCGGCTTTGGCCTGCGCGTCTTCCCCGTCGTCATTTTAGGCGGCCTCGACTCCATCCCTGGCGCGATCGTGGGTGGCATTATCATTGGCTTACTGGAGGTATATACGGCCGGCTATACCGCTCCAGAGTTAGGGCTGGCCTCTGTCATCCCTTTCATTGTTCTCATCTTCATACTCATGGTGAAACCTTACGGCTTATTCGGCGAAATACGCATCGAGCGCGTCTGA
- a CDS encoding YcaQ family DNA glycosylase, whose amino-acid sequence MLTINIETARRFILGKQGLWPGRRWRGVAGTAQAMHAMEYLQLDPLQIIARSQDIKLYGRVLDYTPGIWEDVTYQQRQFFDWGGWLAARPMDELPHWRVVMRRERDTHAVRIRDMARDHAEAIVEMRAILQERGTVSNRDFKMATRTRTQSYRGRKDSALALYYLWRTGEVMTHHRENFERVYALTENVAPAHHIRESDEAETDRFLIKKDISFSGLSRASRVSDSFHRGVPFGKVKQMLEAMLAVGDLIEVQVEGWKAMHYALGSDVQALHDLSAERVPQAWTPLDTTTTEEVVFLAPLDPVSARGRAKVLFGFDYVWEVYKPVDKRKFGYYTLPVLWGDRLVARFDSKLDRATSTFVILGLWLEDEALGKDEAFAEVLARGFTRFITFLGANKLDAKAIREPLLRQRVQAS is encoded by the coding sequence ATGCTGACTATCAACATTGAAACAGCCCGTCGTTTTATCCTCGGTAAGCAGGGCTTGTGGCCGGGGCGGCGCTGGCGCGGCGTGGCGGGCACAGCCCAGGCCATGCACGCCATGGAATATTTGCAGCTCGACCCCCTGCAAATCATCGCCCGCAGCCAGGACATCAAGCTGTACGGCCGTGTCCTTGATTACACACCTGGTATATGGGAAGATGTGACCTACCAGCAGCGCCAATTCTTTGACTGGGGTGGCTGGCTGGCTGCCCGGCCAATGGACGAACTGCCGCACTGGCGCGTGGTCATGCGCCGCGAGCGTGATACCCACGCCGTGCGCATTCGCGATATGGCGCGCGACCACGCCGAGGCCATCGTCGAAATGCGGGCCATTTTGCAGGAGCGCGGTACCGTGAGCAATCGCGACTTCAAGATGGCGACGCGGACACGAACGCAAAGTTATCGCGGCCGTAAGGACAGCGCGCTCGCTTTGTATTATTTATGGCGTACCGGTGAAGTGATGACCCACCACCGCGAGAACTTCGAACGTGTGTACGCCCTGACTGAAAACGTCGCCCCGGCGCATCACATTCGCGAAAGCGACGAGGCTGAGACTGACCGCTTCCTGATTAAAAAGGATATCAGCTTCTCCGGCCTGTCACGGGCGAGCCGTGTGAGTGATTCGTTTCACCGCGGCGTGCCCTTTGGCAAAGTCAAGCAGATGCTCGAAGCGATGTTGGCGGTTGGCGATCTCATCGAGGTGCAGGTTGAAGGTTGGAAGGCGATGCACTACGCGCTCGGCAGCGACGTCCAGGCGCTGCACGATTTGAGCGCCGAGCGCGTGCCCCAGGCGTGGACGCCGCTGGACACAACCACGACGGAAGAGGTCGTCTTCCTGGCGCCGCTCGATCCTGTCAGCGCGCGCGGGCGCGCCAAAGTTCTATTTGGCTTCGACTATGTGTGGGAAGTGTATAAACCGGTGGACAAGCGCAAGTTCGGTTATTACACGCTGCCGGTTTTGTGGGGCGACCGGCTCGTGGCGCGCTTCGACAGCAAACTCGACCGGGCAACCAGCACGTTCGTTATCTTGGGCTTGTGGTTGGAAGATGAGGCCCTCGGCAAAGATGAGGCATTTGCCGAGGTATTGGCTCGCGGGTTTACCCGATTCATCACTTTTCTCGGCGCAAACAAGCTGGATGCAAAGGCGATTCGTGAGCCGCTGCTGCGCCAACGAGTACAGGCTTCATAA
- a CDS encoding carboxypeptidase regulatory-like domain-containing protein — protein MNKQLEFDTKPTLDWSRYLVLAFLVGSVMAVMLLAFTAVPRTQAELAGAGGASICGTKFNDLNGNGAWDNPPEQGLPGWTIQLSGGVGTVLSATTNVNGLYCFDNLPDGPYVVQEINQLGWQQTFPLDPIGGPGVHNVIITNGQPRDGLDFGNREELGNSGIWGKKFYDVDNNGQWDVGEPGLPGWVIQLVGDNSTTLTTTTDATGTYWFTGIATGTYTITEQLKPGWTQTFPLPPGNHVVLFVPPQVIGNLNFGNYIQPGEIHGQKFFDADGDGLQDPGENGLPNWTIQVQSNNVVTSTTTDNQGNYWFMNLPPGSYVVSEVQPPPIWNGQQMIQWVQTAPVTGTYTLQLDPGEVITDADFGNWQGGKNDFCMIPWDNHFLNTTSLLTEIYIFNTSTTAQKGYTVQLVGPTTFNVLTQLPISLNPFQYGVVQINVDYPSMFTGPSQSTVFQAVVTNLDTGTSFTCQAALWSFSPIWWTSPNVNSGLSGGIPFGFTQNISFTVQNNSVRSTHGLNGGGDATYRVWAMTRGMEPTPAVSLNGLPPGVAITGTIANTPGETHIPISVQYTEFVLLGPTDIILEMDVTGDGEVDMVTSYLFYIEPPRLFLPVVVKP, from the coding sequence ATGAACAAGCAGCTTGAATTTGATACCAAACCCACTCTAGACTGGTCCCGTTACCTTGTATTGGCCTTTTTAGTCGGCAGCGTCATGGCGGTGATGTTATTGGCGTTTACGGCCGTGCCGCGCACCCAGGCAGAGCTGGCCGGGGCCGGCGGGGCCTCCATTTGCGGCACTAAGTTCAACGACCTGAACGGCAACGGCGCCTGGGACAATCCTCCAGAGCAGGGACTGCCCGGCTGGACAATTCAACTGAGCGGCGGCGTCGGCACAGTCCTCTCCGCCACCACCAACGTCAATGGCCTTTATTGCTTCGACAATTTGCCCGATGGCCCATACGTCGTGCAAGAAATCAACCAACTGGGTTGGCAGCAAACCTTCCCATTGGACCCAATCGGCGGTCCTGGCGTCCATAACGTCATCATCACCAATGGGCAGCCACGTGATGGCCTTGATTTCGGTAATCGCGAGGAACTGGGCAACAGCGGCATTTGGGGTAAGAAGTTTTATGACGTTGACAACAACGGCCAATGGGATGTTGGCGAACCTGGATTACCCGGCTGGGTTATCCAACTAGTGGGCGATAACAGCACCACCCTAACCACCACCACAGACGCCACCGGCACTTATTGGTTTACCGGGATTGCCACCGGCACTTATACCATCACAGAACAATTAAAACCCGGTTGGACACAAACATTCCCCCTGCCTCCTGGCAATCATGTAGTGCTTTTTGTGCCGCCACAAGTCATTGGAAACCTGAACTTTGGCAACTACATCCAACCCGGCGAAATCCACGGCCAAAAATTCTTTGATGCCGACGGCGATGGCCTGCAAGACCCCGGCGAAAATGGTCTGCCCAACTGGACCATTCAGGTGCAGAGCAATAATGTCGTCACGTCTACCACCACCGACAACCAGGGCAATTATTGGTTTATGAATCTGCCGCCAGGCAGTTACGTGGTGTCAGAAGTCCAGCCACCGCCCATTTGGAACGGACAACAAATGATTCAGTGGGTTCAAACAGCGCCCGTCACTGGCACCTACACCCTTCAACTTGATCCCGGCGAAGTGATAACCGACGCCGATTTTGGCAACTGGCAGGGCGGCAAAAATGACTTTTGCATGATCCCTTGGGATAATCACTTCCTGAACACAACTTCTTTACTGACGGAGATCTACATCTTTAATACTTCCACCACTGCGCAGAAAGGGTACACCGTGCAGTTGGTTGGTCCCACCACATTCAACGTGTTAACACAACTGCCCATTTCGCTGAATCCATTCCAATATGGCGTGGTGCAGATTAATGTGGACTATCCCAGTATGTTTACCGGGCCTTCGCAGTCCACTGTGTTCCAGGCAGTGGTGACCAATCTGGACACCGGCACATCTTTCACTTGCCAGGCCGCGTTGTGGTCTTTTTCGCCAATATGGTGGACTAGCCCCAATGTCAATTCTGGCCTCAGCGGTGGTATTCCCTTTGGCTTTACCCAAAACATCAGCTTCACGGTGCAAAATAACAGCGTTCGCTCCACGCATGGTCTCAACGGCGGTGGGGACGCCACCTACCGGGTTTGGGCGATGACGCGCGGGATGGAACCGACACCGGCTGTCAGCCTGAATGGGCTGCCGCCCGGCGTAGCCATTACCGGGACCATTGCCAACACGCCGGGAGAAACCCACATTCCTATCTCGGTGCAGTACACCGAGTTTGTCCTGTTAGGCCCCACCGACATTATTCTGGAAATGGATGTGACCGGTGATGGCGAAGTGGATATGGTGACATCGTATCTGTTTTACATTGAACCACCGCGTCTATTTTTACCGGTGGTTGTAAAGCCATAA
- a CDS encoding DinB family protein: MDLAAILVSQYLASLEMLKQTITLCPEPLWNAANDRNKFWQVAYHALYFTHEYLADSYESFTPWIKHREVYDFDDSQVFEPYDKDTILEYLAFCQQHVVERIPKLNLEAPEGHGRSLITLELQIYSIRHLMQHTGELMERLGSRTGAEIDWVGWKHG; encoded by the coding sequence ATGGATCTAGCAGCAATTCTCGTCTCGCAGTATCTGGCCTCACTGGAAATGCTCAAGCAGACAATTACCCTGTGCCCGGAGCCGCTTTGGAATGCGGCGAACGACAGGAATAAATTCTGGCAGGTCGCCTACCATGCCCTCTACTTTACCCATGAGTATCTGGCAGACTCTTATGAATCCTTTACGCCCTGGATCAAGCATCGGGAAGTGTACGACTTCGATGACTCGCAGGTCTTCGAGCCTTACGATAAAGACACAATCTTGGAGTACCTGGCCTTCTGCCAGCAGCATGTTGTGGAAAGAATACCAAAGTTGAATCTGGAAGCGCCGGAAGGGCATGGTAGGTCTTTGATCACGTTAGAGCTGCAAATCTACTCGATCCGGCACTTGATGCAGCATACCGGCGAGCTGATGGAACGGCTCGGCTCTCGCACAGGCGCAGAGATTGATTGGGTGGGATGGAAACATGGCTAG
- a CDS encoding AMP-binding protein: protein MGETFPQLLLERNKEFGDRRIALREKYHGVWQSMTWAELERRVRHFCLGLVSLGLEPDSTVAIIGDNRPEWVMAELAAQAAGAKSIGIYQDAVVSEMIYIITHARVKFIVVEDQEQVDKVLEMWDDLKETVHRVIYYDPKGLRSYTEEFLMFFPDVEKLGEEYEKAHPGWYEQQVAAGSGEDIAILSTTSGTTGYPKLAMIRHRNLITQGRGLLTLDPLTADDRFVSFLPLAWIGEQMMSFACFLQNGFPLHFPEAPETVQQNIREIGPHSMFSPPRIWENMVSQVLVKMEDSSRLKKKLYDWAIGVGYQIADLRFRKETPTFALKTQYILADWLVFQAIKDHLGLRHLKRAYTGGAALGPDVFRFFHALGVNLKQIYGQTEASGISVLHRDGDVKFQTVGTPVPGTEVRIAENGEILLKSGSVFAGYYGNEEATHESLREDWMYSGDAGYFDEDGHLIVIDRAKDVMTLHDGTKFSPQFIENKLKFSPYVREAVVFGGDWPFVTAMINIDMANAGKWAENHQIAYTTYTDLAQKPEVYALVRRQVETANVDLPEAARIKRFLLLHKELDADDAELTRTRKVRRKYVAQRYDDIISALYSQNDHLDVESAITYQDGRSAIIKTRLKIESLNGA from the coding sequence ATGGGCGAAACATTTCCACAACTACTCCTGGAACGGAACAAAGAATTTGGCGATAGGCGCATTGCCTTACGTGAAAAATATCACGGCGTCTGGCAATCTATGACCTGGGCCGAATTGGAGCGCCGCGTGCGCCATTTCTGCCTGGGGTTGGTTAGCCTGGGTCTGGAGCCAGACAGCACCGTCGCCATCATCGGCGACAATCGGCCAGAATGGGTGATGGCCGAACTGGCCGCGCAGGCCGCCGGGGCCAAAAGCATTGGCATCTACCAAGACGCTGTCGTTAGTGAAATGATCTACATCATCACCCACGCTCGCGTCAAATTTATCGTGGTCGAAGACCAGGAACAGGTGGACAAAGTCCTGGAAATGTGGGACGACCTCAAAGAGACCGTCCATCGCGTTATCTACTACGACCCCAAAGGGCTGCGCAGCTACACGGAAGAGTTCCTGATGTTTTTCCCTGACGTGGAAAAATTAGGCGAAGAATACGAAAAAGCGCACCCCGGCTGGTACGAACAACAGGTTGCCGCCGGCAGCGGCGAGGACATTGCCATTCTCTCCACCACGTCTGGCACCACTGGCTATCCTAAGTTAGCCATGATTCGCCATCGCAACCTCATCACCCAGGGGCGCGGCCTGCTGACTTTAGACCCGTTAACAGCTGATGACCGCTTCGTCAGCTTTTTGCCGCTGGCCTGGATTGGCGAACAAATGATGTCCTTTGCCTGCTTCCTGCAAAACGGCTTTCCACTGCACTTCCCCGAAGCGCCAGAAACCGTACAGCAAAACATCCGCGAAATTGGACCACACTCCATGTTCAGTCCGCCGCGCATCTGGGAAAACATGGTCAGCCAGGTGTTGGTGAAGATGGAAGACAGCTCCCGCCTGAAGAAAAAACTGTATGACTGGGCAATAGGCGTAGGCTACCAAATCGCCGACCTGCGCTTCCGCAAAGAAACGCCCACTTTTGCGTTGAAAACGCAATACATCCTGGCCGATTGGCTGGTTTTTCAGGCCATTAAAGACCACTTGGGGCTGCGCCATCTGAAGCGGGCTTACACCGGCGGCGCGGCGTTGGGGCCAGACGTATTTCGCTTTTTCCATGCTCTGGGCGTTAACCTGAAGCAAATTTATGGTCAGACCGAAGCCAGCGGTATCAGCGTGCTGCACCGCGACGGCGATGTGAAATTCCAGACGGTTGGTACGCCGGTCCCCGGCACAGAAGTGCGTATCGCCGAGAATGGCGAGATTTTGTTGAAGTCGGGGTCGGTGTTTGCCGGTTATTACGGCAACGAGGAAGCGACGCACGAATCGCTGCGTGAGGATTGGATGTATTCCGGCGACGCTGGTTACTTCGACGAAGATGGGCATCTGATTGTGATTGACCGAGCCAAAGACGTGATGACGCTGCATGACGGCACGAAATTCAGCCCACAGTTTATTGAGAACAAGCTGAAATTTAGCCCTTATGTGCGCGAGGCAGTGGTGTTTGGCGGCGATTGGCCGTTTGTGACGGCGATGATCAACATTGACATGGCCAATGCGGGTAAATGGGCGGAGAACCATCAGATTGCCTACACCACCTACACAGACCTGGCGCAGAAACCGGAAGTGTATGCGTTGGTGCGCCGGCAGGTGGAGACGGCCAATGTGGACCTGCCAGAAGCGGCGCGTATTAAGCGCTTTTTGCTGCTGCACAAGGAGCTAGACGCCGATGACGCAGAGCTGACGCGCACGCGCAAGGTGCGGCGCAAGTATGTCGCCCAACGCTACGATGACATTATTTCGGCGTTGTACAGCCAGAATGACCACCTGGATGTGGAATCGGCGATTACGTATCAAGACGGCCGTTCCGCCATCATCAAGACAAGGTTGAAGATTGAATCGTTGAACGGAGCGTGA